One window of the Babesia bovis T2Bo chromosome 2, whole genome shotgun sequence genome contains the following:
- a CDS encoding AP2 domain family protein yields the protein MSLTAQPEHVAQEVPTHVIPYSENYMGYYPGDMSAGLQCHGYLPSPQYTQYYDDPYMGTAVDYMNVTCYQMVPDDHHGYVDSHVGQMPDYSGGMMYHPMEMTYCPPTGQMYYQTPGSSTVPALSSVKGDPDDDARTFTECSTAATTPNLEHCPNPEVVEDGFDLGYGYDYDRYAVSPSDCYPRQSAGFSGYPGYCVSNFDDVFSACGDQDPLVNDAMVVEIADEIAANVQYLPDKESSGKYSLDKNHPIHCVWRDLNRGHCSWRCRWWENGKRLSKNFNVKRFGEHEAMWMAIAMKIRNSTPVERFQLLKEQREAVRNYCELVRQNVDGSVVDYRVDPKSSIAIAQIGTATRKARSPLNSTKSAQKANWARIAWTYVMVSERRSAASSVVCRLCAKTTKCSRSRNLQQAHIMHLIRMHKNPWKQYLDEEGLTKMCRSALDALYQQRGFTATSEWKLRPGLTPPEPGFDCSSMVDGDSVLD from the coding sequence ATGTCACTGACTGCTCAGCCCGAACACGTTGCACAGGAAGTGCCTACTCACGTTATTCCCTATTCTGAGAACTACATGGGATATTACCCTGGTGATATGAGTGCAGGTCTACAATGTCACGGTTACCTGCCTTCTCCTCAATACACTCAATATTATGATGACCCTTACATGGGTACAGCGGTTGACTACATGAACGTCACCTGTTACCAGATGGTACCGGATGACCATCATGGTTACGTCGACTCTCATGTTGGACAAATGCCCGACTACTCCGGTGGCATGATGTACCATCCTATGGAGATGACATACTGCCCTCCTACTGGGCAGATGTACTATCAAACACCTGGATCGAGTACCGTACCGGCATTAAGCAGCGTCAAGGGGGATCCCGATGACGATGCTCGTACTTTTACTGAATGCAGTACTGCGGCAACTACTCCTAACTTGGAACACTGCCCCAACCCCGAAGTCGTTGAAGATGGATTTGATCTTGGTTATGGATACGACTACGACCGATACGCAGTATCACCTTCTGACTGCTACCCTCGCCAAAGTGCTGGGTTTAGCGGTTACCCTGGTTACTGTGTGTCCAACTTTGACGATGTATTTTCCGCTTGTGGCGACCAGGACCCTTTAGTGAACGATGCTATGGTTGTGGAGATTGCTGACGAGATAGCGGCCAACGTCCAGTATTTACCAGACAAGGAATCCAGTGGTAAATACTCACTTGACAAAAACCACCCGATTCATTGCGTCTGGCGTGATCTCAACAGAGGTCACTGCAGTTGGCGTTGCCGCTGGTGGGAGAACGGCAAGCGTTTGAGTAAGAACTTCAACGTGAAACGCTTCGGTGAGCATGAGGCCATGTGGATGGCCATTGCTATGAAGATTCGTAACTCTACGCCTGTTGAGCGTTTTCAGTTACTCAAGGAGCAGCGTGAAGCTGTTCGCAACTACTGTGAGCTTGTGCGTCAAAACGTTGATGGGTCGGTTGTTGACTATCGTGTTGATCCAAAGAGCTCTATTGCTATAGCTCAGATTGGCACTGCTACGCGCAAGGCCCGATCACCTCTGAACAGCACTAAGAGTGCTCAGAAGGCCAACTGGGCGCGCATCGCTTGGACCTATGTTATGGTTTCTGAACGTCGTTCTGCTGCTAGCAGTGTAGTTTGTCGTCTATGTGCGAAGACTACTAAATGCTCTCGCAGTCGTAACCTGCAACAGGCGCATATAATGCACCTCATTCGTATGCACAAGAACCCTTGGAAGCAGTATTTGGATGAGGAGGGACTCActaaaatgtgtagatCCGCTCTGGATGCTTTGTATCAGCAGCGTGGTTTTA